The proteins below are encoded in one region of Paenibacillus sp. YYML68:
- a CDS encoding copper amine oxidase N-terminal domain-containing protein: MLQRKNELSLLLVLCLLLTTFGFTGAAAADKEERPPSAGTTHVLLYLNKDAAFLNGEQVKLDAPATIIKDKMFVPAKFLGDAFGMKVEWNEESRMIEMETPRAQILIDVDNKSIWIGGYWVHFDEAAAIVNGRLMIKLTWLADYMNAKYTYNDELRRVEVLHVQAPKGIYNPDQDNSKPVAKFAFGKPVYRLGEPIKYIDLSYDPDAEGTINYKWTGKAEVFFTPGTYPITLTVEDRHGNKSEPYTRYVVISKEPYLSEVEYPIYMKPIGSFMKTNWSILWGNFHELPMLSKQVSEDTSRRLLVSDSPETFTELGVLYEDTMNGKGRLYADHVNGMNEMVELGILVTNNTSKPVTVKTTNKGEVWPSVYANLIGNEATVDFLLGDPLNEKITIPPKQTFIYKQMPEFYPNQGVNLFYDVETDGEVQFTFVVDKELSTESLELPRLAFNGHVRGTFPVSEVTWNIDATSFTKPSRLVIGDGKLDPFQPGFDPLRGTPVFNDGNYGVIYKIHAVKPRKLAVLVLPRGGVFKGPFKINGEMRLVPESGIMTAFDGLQIIARTTGTEESLDIEFSPPAGSAFPIDIIFYPLDERAP; the protein is encoded by the coding sequence ATGCTACAGAGAAAAAATGAACTATCGCTATTGCTCGTGCTGTGCTTGCTACTGACCACATTCGGCTTCACGGGTGCGGCGGCAGCGGATAAGGAAGAGCGGCCGCCTTCTGCTGGGACGACGCATGTGCTGCTGTACTTGAACAAGGATGCGGCATTCTTGAACGGGGAGCAGGTGAAGCTCGATGCGCCTGCAACGATTATTAAGGATAAGATGTTCGTTCCGGCCAAGTTCCTCGGCGATGCGTTCGGTATGAAGGTCGAGTGGAACGAGGAGAGCCGTATGATCGAGATGGAGACGCCAAGAGCGCAAATCTTAATCGATGTCGATAATAAGTCGATCTGGATCGGCGGCTACTGGGTGCATTTCGATGAGGCTGCTGCAATCGTCAATGGTCGTCTGATGATTAAGCTGACGTGGCTGGCCGATTACATGAACGCCAAGTATACCTACAACGACGAGTTGAGACGCGTTGAGGTGCTACACGTGCAAGCGCCGAAGGGCATCTATAACCCTGACCAAGATAACTCCAAGCCGGTGGCCAAGTTCGCCTTCGGCAAGCCGGTGTACCGACTGGGAGAGCCGATCAAGTATATCGACTTGAGCTACGACCCGGACGCGGAGGGGACCATTAATTATAAGTGGACCGGCAAGGCGGAAGTATTCTTCACGCCGGGCACGTACCCGATTACGCTGACGGTCGAGGATCGACACGGGAACAAGAGTGAGCCGTACACGCGCTATGTGGTGATCAGTAAGGAGCCGTACTTGAGCGAGGTCGAATATCCGATCTATATGAAGCCGATCGGTTCGTTCATGAAGACGAACTGGTCGATTCTGTGGGGCAACTTCCACGAGCTACCCATGCTGTCGAAGCAGGTAAGCGAGGATACGTCTCGCAGGCTGCTCGTCAGCGACAGCCCGGAGACGTTCACCGAGCTTGGCGTGCTGTATGAGGATACGATGAACGGCAAAGGAAGACTGTATGCCGATCATGTGAACGGCATGAACGAGATGGTGGAGCTCGGTATTCTCGTAACGAACAATACGAGTAAGCCGGTTACCGTCAAGACGACGAATAAGGGTGAAGTATGGCCATCCGTCTATGCCAATCTAATTGGCAATGAGGCGACGGTCGACTTCCTGCTCGGAGACCCGTTGAACGAGAAGATCACGATTCCTCCTAAGCAGACGTTCATCTATAAGCAGATGCCGGAATTTTATCCGAATCAGGGCGTGAACCTGTTCTATGATGTGGAGACGGACGGCGAGGTTCAATTCACGTTCGTGGTGGATAAGGAGCTGTCTACAGAGTCGCTCGAGCTTCCGCGACTGGCGTTCAACGGACATGTGAGAGGTACATTCCCAGTATCGGAGGTAACCTGGAACATCGACGCGACGAGCTTCACGAAGCCGTCAAGGCTCGTGATCGGCGACGGCAAGCTCGATCCGTTCCAGCCGGGCTTCGACCCGCTGCGCGGCACGCCGGTGTTCAATGATGGCAACTACGGTGTCATCTACAAAATTCATGCGGTGAAGCCTCGTAAGCTGGCGGTGCTGGTGCTGCCAAGAGGCGGCGTATTCAAGGGTCCGTTCAAAATTAACGGTGAAATGCGACTTGTGCCAGAGTCGGGCATTATGACGGCGTTCGACGGCCTGCAAATTATTGCGCGCACGACCGGAACAGAGGAGTCGCTCGATATCGAGTTCAGCCCGCCGGCGGGGTCGGCGTTCCCGATCGACATTATCTTCTACCCGCTCGATGAGCGGGCGCCTTAA
- the whiA gene encoding DNA-binding protein WhiA: MSFAAVTKKELTLLESESCCERAELASLIRMNGSVQLTSQKIVLDISTENAAIARRIYSLLKKTFRVHTELLVRKKMRLKKNNVYIVRVPTQVQDILKELQIVSEGFLFTPGIEAALIKRSCCKRAYLRGAFLAGGSVNNPEGSSYHLEIYSMYEEHCKALCKLANEFDLNARCIERKKGFVLYIKEGEKIIEFLSLIGAHQALLRFEDVRIMKDMRNSVNRLVNCETANLNKTIGAAVRQIDNIRLLQKEIGLDKLPDKLREVAEIRLMHPDMNLKEVGDLLKGKVSKSGVNHRLRKIDELAEKLRK; this comes from the coding sequence ATGTCCTTCGCCGCTGTAACGAAGAAGGAGCTGACGCTGCTTGAGTCGGAGAGCTGCTGCGAGCGCGCCGAATTAGCTTCGCTTATTCGCATGAACGGGTCCGTGCAGCTGACAAGCCAAAAGATTGTGCTGGACATTTCAACAGAAAATGCTGCGATTGCTCGAAGAATTTATTCGCTGCTGAAAAAAACGTTCCGCGTGCATACGGAGCTGCTCGTCCGTAAAAAGATGCGGCTCAAAAAAAACAACGTCTACATCGTTCGTGTGCCAACGCAGGTACAGGATATACTCAAGGAGCTGCAGATCGTCTCCGAGGGATTCCTGTTCACGCCGGGCATTGAGGCTGCGCTGATCAAGCGAAGCTGCTGCAAGCGGGCGTACTTGCGTGGAGCCTTCCTCGCCGGAGGCTCGGTTAACAATCCGGAGGGCTCATCGTACCATCTGGAAATATACTCGATGTACGAAGAGCACTGTAAGGCGCTCTGTAAGCTTGCGAACGAGTTCGACTTGAACGCGCGCTGTATTGAGCGGAAGAAGGGCTTCGTGCTGTATATTAAAGAGGGCGAGAAGATCATCGAATTTCTGAGTCTGATCGGCGCACATCAGGCGCTGCTGCGGTTCGAGGATGTTCGGATCATGAAGGACATGCGTAATTCCGTCAATCGGCTTGTCAATTGCGAAACGGCCAACTTGAACAAGACGATCGGCGCTGCTGTCCGGCAAATTGACAACATCCGACTGCTGCAGAAGGAGATCGGGCTCGATAAGCTTCCGGATAAGCTGCGCGAGGTGGCGGAAATTCGCCTCATGCATCCGGATATGAACCTGAAGGAGGTCGGAGACCTGCTGAAGGGGAAGGTGAGTAAGTCTGGAGTTAACCATCGGTTAAGGAAAATCGATGAATTGGCTGAAAAGCTTCGAAAATAA
- the yvcK gene encoding YvcK family protein, protein MSLDAEGDAAYQPRIVVIGGGTGLSVMLRGLKQKPIDITAIVTVADDGGSSGRLRSEFEIIPPGDIRNVLTALADVEPLLGKLLEYRFDKGNGLAGHSLGNLMLAAMRDITGDFVTGVRELSRVLAVRGRVLPSSDQALVLHADMEDGSHVEGESKIPKARGVIKRVSIEPSDARALPEALEAIRKADAILVGPGSLYTSILPNLLVPEITEAIVESTSLKMYVCNVMTQPGETDDYKVSDHLKAIRNHIGEDLFDYVIVNNSEIPEQVLVKYAEQGARPVELDRDEVERHGYKVIADRFVLFRTYLRHDAEKLSQHIYQLVESWMFKKR, encoded by the coding sequence ATGAGCCTAGACGCGGAAGGCGATGCGGCGTATCAGCCCCGAATCGTAGTCATCGGCGGGGGAACCGGGCTGTCCGTTATGCTCCGCGGCTTGAAGCAGAAGCCGATCGACATCACCGCGATTGTGACAGTGGCCGATGACGGCGGAAGCTCTGGCAGACTGCGTTCGGAGTTCGAAATTATTCCTCCTGGCGATATCCGGAACGTGCTTACGGCGCTTGCCGATGTGGAGCCGCTATTAGGGAAGCTTCTGGAATATCGGTTTGACAAGGGGAACGGATTGGCAGGCCACAGCTTGGGTAACCTAATGCTGGCGGCTATGAGGGATATTACCGGTGATTTCGTAACGGGTGTGCGGGAGCTGAGCCGGGTGCTTGCGGTTAGAGGACGGGTGCTGCCCTCCTCCGATCAGGCGCTCGTGCTGCATGCGGATATGGAGGACGGCTCCCACGTCGAGGGCGAGTCCAAAATTCCGAAGGCTCGCGGTGTCATCAAACGAGTGTCCATCGAGCCTAGCGATGCGCGCGCCCTGCCCGAGGCGCTGGAGGCGATTCGGAAGGCCGACGCGATTCTTGTAGGTCCGGGGAGCTTGTACACGAGCATATTGCCCAATCTGCTCGTACCGGAGATTACCGAAGCGATCGTCGAGTCGACATCACTTAAGATGTACGTCTGCAACGTCATGACACAGCCTGGCGAGACCGATGATTACAAGGTGAGCGATCACCTGAAGGCGATTCGCAATCATATTGGCGAAGACTTGTTCGATTATGTCATCGTCAATAACAGTGAAATTCCGGAGCAGGTGCTTGTCAAGTACGCAGAGCAGGGCGCAAGGCCCGTCGAGCTTGATCGGGATGAGGTGGAGCGGCACGGGTACAAGGTCATTGCGGACCGGTTCGTGCTGTTTCGGACGTATTTACGGCATGACGCCGAAAAGCTAAGCCAGCATATTTATCAATTGGTGGAGAGCTGGATGTTCAAGAAGAGGTGA
- a CDS encoding aspartate aminotransferase family protein — translation MRIGGRGGKRRMTEYAYENDFLTGKEESQRTYRQLMHESVEVLIQHFASADKPYSGADPLSLRDGVRRYPVCPEEEGNAAELLPRLGELLLQHSAVVTHPLCMAHLHCPPLQASLAAELLITGTNASMDSWDQSMSATMVEQEVVRWLCSLFSLPEGGSDGVFTSGGTQSNLMGLLLARDHYAEDRWGWSIQQRGLPPEASRLRVLCSEAAHFTVKQSAALLGLGHESVMTIPCDERGRMRVDALEKALLQLRELELLPFAIVATAGTTDLGAVDPLPELAAIARRDRLWLHTDAAYGGAVLLSDQYASLLDGIEASDSIAVDFHKLFFQPISCGAFLVRERSMYRYVRLHADYLNPQRDDEDGVPNLVGKSLQTTRRFDALKLYMSLQLVGRKRLGCMIDTVIELASVVAEQVRRSPALELLAEPVLSTVVFRYRGELDSDELIGEVNRHIREELLRSGEAVIARTRLQQNDCLKLTLLNPTATSAEIGRVIERIVSVGSALEQQHTKQYHIV, via the coding sequence ATGCGGATCGGTGGAAGGGGCGGTAAGCGGCGTATGACCGAGTATGCGTATGAGAACGATTTTTTGACAGGCAAGGAGGAGAGTCAGCGCACGTATCGGCAGCTCATGCACGAGTCGGTCGAGGTGTTGATCCAGCACTTCGCCAGCGCAGACAAGCCGTACAGTGGTGCGGACCCGCTATCGCTGCGAGACGGGGTGCGTCGCTATCCGGTGTGCCCGGAGGAGGAGGGGAACGCTGCGGAGCTGCTGCCCCGTCTCGGTGAGCTGCTGCTTCAGCATAGCGCTGTGGTGACGCATCCGCTCTGCATGGCGCATCTGCATTGCCCTCCGCTGCAAGCGTCGCTGGCTGCCGAGCTGCTCATTACTGGAACGAATGCTTCGATGGATTCATGGGATCAGAGCATGTCGGCGACGATGGTGGAGCAGGAGGTGGTCCGCTGGCTGTGCAGCTTATTCAGCCTGCCCGAGGGCGGCAGCGACGGCGTGTTCACAAGCGGCGGCACCCAGTCCAATCTGATGGGACTGCTGCTCGCCCGCGATCATTACGCTGAGGACCGCTGGGGCTGGAGCATCCAGCAGCGGGGCCTCCCTCCCGAGGCGTCACGACTGCGCGTGCTATGCTCGGAGGCGGCGCACTTCACGGTGAAGCAATCGGCGGCGCTGCTGGGACTTGGGCACGAGAGCGTCATGACGATTCCGTGCGATGAGCGAGGACGAATGCGCGTCGACGCGCTGGAGAAGGCGCTGCTGCAGCTGAGGGAGCTGGAGCTGCTGCCCTTCGCCATCGTCGCGACGGCAGGGACGACGGATCTGGGGGCGGTCGATCCGCTTCCCGAGCTCGCTGCGATTGCCCGCAGAGACAGACTGTGGCTGCATACGGACGCAGCGTACGGAGGAGCGGTGCTGCTGAGCGATCAGTATGCGTCGCTGCTGGACGGAATCGAGGCTTCGGATTCGATTGCGGTCGATTTCCACAAGCTGTTCTTCCAGCCGATCAGCTGCGGGGCGTTCCTCGTACGGGAGCGGTCGATGTATCGGTACGTGCGACTGCATGCCGATTACTTGAACCCGCAGCGCGACGATGAGGATGGCGTGCCGAACTTGGTCGGCAAGTCGCTGCAGACGACTCGGCGGTTCGATGCGCTGAAGCTGTATATGTCGCTGCAGCTCGTAGGGCGGAAGCGGCTCGGATGCATGATCGATACGGTCATCGAGCTGGCGTCGGTCGTGGCGGAGCAGGTGCGCCGCAGTCCCGCTCTCGAGCTGCTGGCCGAGCCTGTGCTAAGCACAGTGGTGTTCCGCTATAGGGGCGAGCTGGACTCGGATGAGCTCATCGGCGAGGTCAACCGCCATATTCGCGAGGAGCTGCTGCGCAGCGGGGAGGCGGTCATCGCTCGAACGCGTCTGCAGCAGAACGATTGCTTGAAGCTGACGCTGCTGAACCCGACCGCCACATCGGCGGAGATCGGGCGCGTCATCGAACGCATTGTAAGTGTGGGCTCCGCCTTGGAGCAGCAGCATACGAAGCAATACCATATCGTATAG
- a CDS encoding IucA/IucC family siderophore biosynthesis protein, translating into MDNAKRIAARATLMSLLNSYVRETGQGQWVRQDEQGWRLELPLPSQGGRLLASAKLRSLTGRHVFKFPVAWEGDNGAAAAGDDSEEKLIDGLITKLVGELASVSGQATTDQAQELLDSIRQSQEYMERFVAYRANDAEELYGVEGDFLTAEQSLLFGHLLHPTPKSRTGIPDEQWALYAPECKGAFQLHYFRADASIGLEASEGLSMTATAWIREELQAAGDPLGTEPSDGAVLIPLHPLQAEEVLQKPAVQHLLQAGLLENLGPRGRAFAATSSLRTVYHQDSAWMAKSSVPVRITNSKRVNLHKELERGVEVSRLLQTELGASLKRFPGFSIVTDPAYVSVALEGEESSGFEVVLRSNPFRGAAGEQAAVIASLVQDPLPGEQSRLGRIIHELAQKEGRSTEQVSRDWFRLYLEHSLKPMVWLYLTWGIALEAHQQNSVVRLKNGYPEQYYYRDNQGYYFCTSMEGRLKQLLPDLGLKSQTFCDDAVADERFRYYLIFNHMFGLINGFAAAGLVSEETLLAELREALEQQLPLQREPSTFLPSLLHESKLPCKANLLTRLYDMDELVGSLENQSVYVLVDNPLVQEVAPLAAGHRS; encoded by the coding sequence GTGGACAATGCGAAGCGAATTGCAGCCAGAGCGACGCTCATGAGCTTGCTGAACAGCTATGTGAGAGAAACAGGACAAGGACAATGGGTACGTCAGGACGAGCAGGGCTGGCGGCTGGAGCTGCCGCTTCCGTCTCAGGGAGGGCGCCTTCTGGCGAGCGCCAAGCTTCGGTCGCTGACTGGCAGGCATGTGTTCAAGTTTCCGGTGGCATGGGAAGGAGATAACGGCGCTGCAGCTGCAGGTGACGACAGCGAGGAGAAGCTGATCGACGGGCTGATCACGAAGCTGGTCGGAGAGCTGGCGTCTGTGTCTGGGCAGGCGACGACGGATCAGGCGCAGGAGCTGCTGGACAGCATTCGCCAGAGCCAGGAGTACATGGAGCGCTTCGTCGCCTATCGGGCGAACGATGCGGAGGAGCTGTACGGTGTGGAGGGCGACTTCCTCACCGCCGAGCAGTCGCTGCTGTTCGGTCATCTGCTGCATCCGACGCCGAAGAGCCGCACGGGCATCCCGGACGAGCAGTGGGCGCTGTACGCGCCGGAATGCAAGGGCGCGTTCCAGCTGCATTATTTTCGCGCGGACGCTTCGATTGGACTGGAGGCTTCAGAGGGGCTGTCCATGACAGCTACGGCGTGGATTCGCGAGGAGCTTCAGGCAGCTGGCGATCCGCTGGGGACGGAGCCTAGTGACGGAGCGGTGCTCATCCCGCTGCATCCGCTGCAGGCGGAGGAGGTGCTCCAGAAGCCGGCCGTTCAGCATCTGCTGCAGGCAGGGCTGCTGGAGAATCTCGGTCCGCGGGGCCGTGCGTTCGCCGCGACCTCATCGCTGCGCACCGTGTATCACCAGGACAGCGCGTGGATGGCCAAGAGCTCGGTGCCTGTACGCATTACGAACTCCAAGCGCGTGAACCTGCATAAGGAGCTGGAGCGCGGTGTCGAAGTATCGAGGCTGCTGCAGACCGAGCTGGGCGCTTCGCTGAAGCGATTCCCGGGCTTCTCAATTGTGACTGACCCGGCCTATGTATCGGTGGCGCTGGAGGGGGAGGAGTCGTCGGGCTTCGAGGTCGTGCTGCGGAGCAATCCGTTCCGCGGAGCGGCCGGGGAGCAGGCGGCTGTCATTGCGAGCTTGGTGCAGGACCCGCTGCCTGGAGAGCAGTCTCGTCTTGGACGCATCATCCATGAGCTCGCACAGAAGGAAGGGCGTTCGACAGAGCAGGTGAGCCGCGATTGGTTCCGTCTCTATCTGGAGCACTCGCTGAAGCCGATGGTGTGGCTGTACTTGACGTGGGGCATCGCGCTTGAGGCGCATCAGCAGAACAGCGTCGTGCGGCTGAAGAACGGATACCCGGAGCAGTATTATTACCGTGATAATCAGGGCTACTACTTCTGCACGTCCATGGAAGGGCGTCTGAAGCAGCTTCTCCCTGACCTCGGGTTGAAAAGCCAGACGTTCTGCGACGATGCGGTAGCCGACGAGCGGTTCCGGTATTATCTCATCTTCAATCATATGTTCGGTCTCATTAACGGATTCGCCGCAGCAGGACTCGTCTCTGAGGAGACGCTGCTCGCTGAGCTGCGCGAGGCGCTGGAGCAGCAGCTGCCGCTCCAGCGGGAGCCGTCTACGTTCTTGCCGAGTCTGCTTCACGAGTCCAAGCTGCCGTGCAAGGCGAATCTGCTGACCCGACTGTACGACATGGACGAGCTGGTCGGCTCGCTGGAAAATCAATCGGTCTATGTCCTTGTGGACAATCCTCTCGTTCAGGAGGTGGCTCCTCTTGCAGCCGGTCATCGGAGCTAA
- a CDS encoding HPr family phosphocarrier protein, with product MSRRPVVVKLKTGLHARPAALFVQEANKFSSEIFVEKDEKKVNAKSIMGIMSLAISTGTEVHISAEGSDAEQAVNALVALVSKEELENQ from the coding sequence ATGTCGAGACGCCCAGTAGTCGTCAAGTTGAAAACAGGCCTTCATGCCAGACCGGCGGCACTTTTCGTTCAGGAAGCCAACAAGTTTTCTTCCGAAATCTTTGTGGAGAAGGACGAGAAGAAGGTGAATGCCAAAAGCATCATGGGAATCATGAGCTTGGCGATCAGCACAGGGACTGAAGTCCATATTAGTGCAGAGGGATCGGATGCTGAGCAGGCTGTAAACGCTTTAGTCGCTTTGGTCAGCAAAGAGGAGCTGGAGAATCAGTAA
- the clpP gene encoding ATP-dependent Clp endopeptidase proteolytic subunit ClpP, whose protein sequence is MSFIPMVVEPDARGERAYDIYSRLLKDRIIFLGSPINDVVANSIIAQMLFLAAQDPDKEISLYINSPGGSITSGMAIYDTMQFIKPDVSTICVGMAASMGAFLLSAGAKGKRYALPNSEVMIHQPLGGAEGQASDIEIRAKRILKMRDKLNTILAERTGQSFETIEKDTDRDNFMSAEEAMKYGLIDKVIEKI, encoded by the coding sequence ATGAGCTTTATTCCTATGGTTGTTGAACCGGATGCAAGAGGAGAACGCGCCTACGATATTTACTCGCGACTTCTGAAGGACCGGATCATTTTTCTCGGAAGCCCGATTAACGACGTTGTCGCCAATTCGATCATTGCGCAGATGCTGTTCTTAGCTGCCCAAGATCCGGATAAAGAAATTAGTCTGTACATCAACAGCCCCGGTGGCTCTATCACCTCCGGCATGGCGATCTATGACACGATGCAATTCATCAAGCCGGACGTCTCGACGATCTGCGTCGGTATGGCCGCTTCGATGGGCGCCTTCCTGCTGTCTGCAGGCGCGAAGGGCAAGCGCTACGCGCTGCCGAACAGCGAGGTCATGATCCATCAGCCGCTCGGCGGCGCAGAAGGTCAAGCGAGTGACATCGAGATTCGCGCGAAGCGCATTCTGAAGATGCGTGATAAGCTGAATACGATTCTCGCAGAGCGTACAGGTCAATCGTTCGAGACGATCGAGAAGGATACGGACCGCGACAATTTCATGTCTGCTGAGGAAGCAATGAAGTACGGCTTGATCGACAAGGTTATTGAGAAGATTTAA
- a CDS encoding diaminobutyrate--2-oxoglutarate transaminase produces the protein MGNAAYLESQRMRESNARSYPRKLPLALVEAKGLQVKDADGKVYIDCLAGAGTLALGHNHPVVIEAIEQTLRAELPLHTLDLTTPVKERFVDELFSHLPEELARKGRIQFCGPTGADGVEAAMKLAKTATGRSGMFSFQGGYHGMTAGALSLMGNLQPKRHVGTLVPNVQFLPYPYSYRCPFGLGGSMGAEVGTRYIHNLLDDPESGVLPPAGVILELVQGEGGVIPAPDEWTRALRQMTSERGIPLIADEVQTGLGRTGRMFAFEHAGIVPDIVVISKAVGGSLPLSVVVYREELDQWEPGAHAGTFRGNQLAMAAGTATMRFIREQGLAQHAERMGLRLMRHLEQTRTSCRSIGEVRGRGLMVGAEIVNAAYAPDPLGSFPAHAQLAREVQKQCFDRGLILELGGRHGSVVRFLPPLIVEEAQIDRIGELFHEAVLAAEQACGSVEGAVSGV, from the coding sequence ATGGGAAATGCAGCGTATTTGGAAAGCCAACGTATGCGGGAATCGAATGCAAGATCGTATCCGCGCAAGCTGCCGCTTGCGCTCGTCGAGGCGAAGGGGCTGCAGGTGAAGGATGCGGACGGCAAGGTATATATCGATTGCTTGGCCGGTGCAGGGACGCTGGCTCTTGGTCACAATCATCCGGTCGTCATCGAGGCGATCGAACAGACGCTTCGCGCGGAGCTGCCGCTTCATACGCTCGACCTGACGACTCCGGTGAAGGAGCGGTTCGTCGATGAGCTGTTCAGCCACTTGCCGGAGGAGCTGGCTCGCAAGGGGCGCATTCAGTTCTGCGGACCGACGGGCGCAGACGGCGTGGAGGCGGCGATGAAGCTGGCGAAGACGGCAACGGGTCGCTCGGGAATGTTCTCCTTCCAAGGGGGCTATCACGGCATGACGGCGGGGGCGCTCAGCCTAATGGGCAATCTGCAGCCGAAGCGGCACGTTGGCACGCTGGTGCCGAATGTGCAATTTTTACCGTATCCGTACTCCTATCGTTGTCCGTTCGGACTAGGTGGGTCGATGGGGGCAGAGGTAGGCACTCGATATATTCACAATTTGCTCGACGATCCGGAGAGCGGTGTCTTGCCTCCTGCGGGAGTCATTCTGGAGCTCGTCCAAGGTGAGGGCGGCGTCATTCCTGCGCCGGATGAATGGACAAGGGCGCTACGGCAGATGACGAGCGAGCGCGGCATTCCGCTGATCGCCGATGAGGTGCAGACGGGTCTTGGCCGCACGGGGCGCATGTTCGCCTTCGAGCATGCCGGTATTGTGCCGGACATCGTCGTCATCTCCAAGGCTGTGGGCGGCAGCCTGCCGCTATCGGTCGTCGTATACCGCGAGGAGCTGGACCAATGGGAGCCTGGCGCACATGCTGGGACGTTCCGAGGCAATCAGCTGGCGATGGCAGCGGGCACGGCGACGATGCGCTTCATCCGCGAGCAAGGACTGGCGCAGCATGCCGAGCGTATGGGGCTTCGTCTGATGCGCCATCTGGAGCAGACACGCACCTCGTGCCGCAGCATCGGTGAAGTGCGCGGACGCGGGCTGATGGTCGGGGCGGAGATTGTGAACGCTGCGTACGCTCCCGATCCGCTCGGCAGCTTCCCTGCGCATGCGCAGCTTGCCAGAGAGGTACAGAAGCAGTGCTTCGACCGAGGGCTCATTTTGGAGCTAGGCGGGCGACATGGAAGCGTCGTGCGGTTTTTGCCGCCGCTCATCGTTGAGGAGGCGCAGATCGACCGAATCGGCGAGCTGTTCCATGAGGCAGTGCTGGCGGCCGAGCAGGCATGCGGATCGGTGGAAGGGGCGGTAAGCGGCGTATGA